The Balaenoptera acutorostrata chromosome 15, mBalAcu1.1, whole genome shotgun sequence genome contains a region encoding:
- the LOC102997226 gene encoding LOW QUALITY PROTEIN: olfactory receptor 2C1 (The sequence of the model RefSeq protein was modified relative to this genomic sequence to represent the inferred CDS: substituted 2 bases at 2 genomic stop codons) — MERANSSSLESFILMGVSDHPQLEIIFFVVILFSYLLTLVGNSTMILLSSLDARLHIHMYFFLSNLSSLDLAFTTSSVPKMLIILWGSDKTISYGGCVTQLNVFIWLGATECILLVVMAFDCYVTVCXPLHYTTIMNPRLCWLLAAIAWLGGLGNSVVQSTFTLQLPLCGHQRVDSFLCEVPAMIKLACGDTSLNEAVLNGVCTFFTTVPLSIILISYCXIAQAVLKIHSAEGQRKTFNTCLSHLVVVLLFYGSAIYGYLLPAKTSNQDKFISLFYSVVTPMVNPLIYTLRNKEVKRALRRLLGKSAEGRENCIIYHLFISTSFFSFSLAR; from the coding sequence ATGGAAAGGGCCAACAGCAGCTCCTTGGAGAGCTTTATTCTGATGGGTGTATCTGACCATCCCCAGCTGGAGATAATCTTTTTTGTAGTCATCCTCTTCTCCTACTTGCTGACCCTGGTTGGGAACTCAACCATGATCCTGCTTTCCAGCCTGGATGCCCGGCTCCACATACACATGTACTTCTTCCTCAGCAACCTCTCCTCCCTGGATCTTGCTTTTACTACTAGCTCAGTCCCCAAAATGCTGATCATCTTGTGGGGATCAGACAAGACCATCAGCTATGGTGGCTGTGTGACCCAACTCAATGTTTTCATCTGGCTAGGGGCTACTGAGTGCATCCTGCTGGTGGTGATGGCATTTGACTGCTATGTCACAGTGTGCTGACCCCTGCACTACACCACCATCATGAACCCCCGGCTCTGCTGGCTGCTGGCTGCCATTGCCTGGTTGGGTGGCTTGGGTAACTCTGTGGTCCAGTCAACATTCACTCTGCAGCTCCCTTTGTGTGGGCACCAGAGGGTGGACAGCTTCCTGTGTGAGGTGCCTGCCATGATCAAACTAGCCTGTGGAGACACAAGTCTCAATGAGGCTGTGCTCAATGGTGTCTGCACCTTCTTCACCACTGTCCCATTAAGCATCATCCTGATCTCCTACTGCTAAATAGCTCAGGCAGTGCTGAAGATCCACTCAGCCGAGGGACAGAGAAAGACCTTTAACACATGCCTCTCTCATCTGGTGGTGGTGCTCCTCTTTTACGGCTCAGCTATCTATGGGTATCTGCTTCCAGCTAAGACCAGCAACCAGGACAAATTCATTTCCCTCTTCTACTCTGTGGTCACACCCATGGTCAACCCTCTCATTTACACTCTGAGGAACAAGGAGGTGAAGAGGGCGCTGAGGAGGCTGCTGGGGAAGTCAGCTGAAGGAAGGGAAAACTGTATCATTTACCACCTCTTCATCTCTACAAgctttttctcattctctctggCCAGGTGA